CCAAGAATACGTAATTGATCATAAAAGGGTGGCTTTCCAAATAACATTTCATACGGTGACTTGCCTTTTAAAACTGAAGATGgtgttctattaatcaaatatgtGGTTGTAAGGATACAATCCCCCCAAAATTTTAAGGGTAAAGAAGCTTGAAACATTAAGGCTCAAGCTACATTTAATAGGTTTTGGTGTTTTTGCTCAACGACAAcattttgctgaggtgtttcCACACAACTCAAATGATGGATAATTCCTTTTGATTAGAAAAAATCCTTCATATTAAATTCAAGACCATTATCTGACCTTAATACTTTGATTTTGGTCTCAAACTGAGTGGAAACTAATTGAACAAAATACTATAGAATGGACCAAGTCTGAGATTTTTGTGCCATAAGGAATGTCCATGTATTTTGAGTAATCATCTACAATAGTCAAAAAAATATCGAGAACCATCCATTGCACATGTAGaaaaaggaccccaaatatcacagTGTATCATTTCAAAAGGTTTTGTTGTGTGGATCGAACTTGGTTTGAATAATAACTTGTGTTGTTTTGCTAATGGGCATATGTGAGAAGTATGAAGACTGCCTTTATTTATGCTTGGAATGTCATTATGTAACAAAGATAGTTTTGAACTAGAAAGGTGTCCCAAACGACAATGCCAAAGATCTTTTTCAGACAAAGCAAATTTCATACAATGAACTGAATATGGTAAAAAAGAAGTAGCTATAGCATATTCTGATTCTGGAAGGTCCTGAAATCCAGGTGACATCAAGTAATAAAGTCCTTTAGTTACTTTGCCCACTCCAATTATCTTCTTGCTCACAAGTTCCTATATATAGCAATGTGAATAAGTAAAATACAGCCATAAGTGTGAGTTGGAAGTCAATTTGCTGACTAAAAGAAGATTGAAGTTAAATGCAGGGACACACAACACATCAGTTAAGCATAAATCATTAGAAAGCTTGATAGTACCAATATGAGTAAACTCAACCTTCTATCCATTCGGCAGTTGAACACTAGACGTAATACAAGAGTAGGCATGAAACATAGATTTTTTTTAGATTTATTCAAtattaaaaaatgttttaatatattttttcataagatttattcAATATTAGAACAATATGATGTAACATGTGGATCACGCTGCTAGTTTAatataataactaaataaaatcataaattttaatGGATCGATTTGACAAACCTGAGTTAGAAATAATTCGGATCCTTTTGTAACCTTGTGGGCCTCGTCCACAGAAATTCAGCCCAAAACACCCCCACGGCCCAAACCCACTAACGGGCCCTCCATGTACGTACGCGTGTAAGGCCCAATAAACCCAAACAAATCTTCATAAAATCCAGGACAGAAACAGCTGGTAGAGAGATATCTCCCCGAACAACCCTTGCAGCCATGTACGTACGAGAGTAGGCATGAAACATAGATGTCAAATGTATAATGTGATCAGTAGCCCTTGTATCAATTATCCAAGGGCTAATTTTATCGGATTGAAAAACACAAAAGACACTAGGCAATGACCTAATACCTGACATGGCATATGTGGTGATGTTATCTACAGCAAAGGGAGATGACAAAGATGAAGACTTAGGAGCCTTGAGGAGACTCAAAAGTTGCTCAGCTTTAGAGTAaaagtgtaacgacctcaaaattctatcattttttttctttttatatatatacagtaaacattcctacgcagtggaaacatatatcatgaaaccattcatacataaactgtacaataccagattttagaatatacagaccatacaaaaatgccactccagtatcatctattccaaaaacatacacaattttgccaaaaactcaccctataaccagggtgaccaaacactctctctatccgcgagcctgatctgctcgcctatctggctcacctgaaaaatgttagaataaaggggtgagttgacgctcagtaagtggaaatatgctatcactagtgtgtggcaactaagtatgcttttaaaataataactgttttgtaatgcaataaacaatctgtaaatcatatctttcaaacatatctttccttctcaatttaaagtacactgtatcatctatatttttctacttttcatactgataatatcatactatactgtaaaactgtaaatatataaatatctgtactttatccctgggactctgtacgtcataatttgacccctcatgacagggttgtgcgacccgtaggcggaACTCTATCTGGTCGGTCCTCtagataggtcatcatactctacactacctcaacccgaccaaactgcatccccTCCTAAGATCGGGACtgactactacctcgtcaaatcggctccctcaacccagtgtactggggagctgcatactctccgagcacgactGACGGTATCCACATACTATCCtgagctatgtggttgcactctatgtGTATCtaacaacagtaccgtgctctgtaatctgtatcggtctgtgtaactttcctcagggatctgatactatatacatatatacacatatatactcttttactgttttcatcgtgtTCCCCAAATTATcataactctgtctttctgtATTGTAAacactatatctgtagcatcttgatggtacctctgtatatctatctgtgcattctgtatatatatactctatctgtgttctgtatgttatggtaataggaaaaacattgcaggttataacactgtatatatgtatataccattctgtaataaaatgtaatataaaatattGATCTGAGcatctgtatacatgtatttgaatatatgtatataacagtttcatgaactattcatataaaactgtatatgcatgtacatttctctgcaaatataaatctatctctgtatcatatcatatgctagaaaaccatatcaaatgtatatactatctatatctttgtatttagtatagtatgatgtttcataacaattgtataagttcattcttcacatgaaaagtctacttaggccacacaaatatttatgctcattttttttaaaaacagtataataaactgacataaaaatatatttatgaaatctctattaactctattaaaactcctagcatagcatatttcccttacctcaactttgaaaagtccctataaaaatctggctctatacccgcaggattcctagatcaacctcctgaaaacacaatatcccagaacaaaatattattatttttccgcctatgtcatttcttataactaccataaagccaaaaactcaataaaagaccttacccagaatttgggatgaaatccaacttcgttttctcgacgatccgctccggcaaacttgtagggaatttcaccaggagcgtcgtggtagcctcggatcgtcgatccggcaactagtagggccggaaatgaagagagaagtgagagaaagttgtagggagagagagagagacttttttaaaatgaaatgaatcCCGGATTCcgtttatatatataatagaccctatattcgtcgacgagtcctacacaaatttcatcgacgagaccctgtattcgtcgacgaaattcaagctacCTCAGGAccactctcggtattttctcgtcgacgaagccctgtgttcgtcgacgaaattcttaaagccttcgtcgacgaaaccctgtgttcgttgacgaagcttggaAGCTTCCTTCTATTTTTGCTTtcatctatctctctctctcttaatatttaaatattattattttttgggttgttacaaaaaGGATAAGAATTTGCTGCACTAATTGAATCCTTATCAGCAATGACTTGATGAGCAGAAGCAGTTGTGTGATTCTCATAACCACAATGAGAACATGGTCCCTTCAACTTGTTATTTTTCTGATATCTTTGCTGATGTGCATTTGAAGAGTAAGTCTTAATTACTCAACATAGCTGAAATTCAATGGAAGGCACATGCCCTGCAACAACTTGTTGATGCTCTTCTTAAACAATTAGTGCATACACCTTGCTGATTGAAGGCAGAGGATCACTTAACAATATTTGTCCACAAATTTGTGAACATGTATCATTTAACCCCATGAGAAATTACAGCACATAATCCTCATGAGATGATTTGCCACATGCACATGCTCGACCACAAACACATTTCTTTGTTGCTATATAACTGGACAATTCATCCCAAAAAACTTTGAGCCTAGTGAAATAGCATGCCACAGTTAGATTGTTCTGCATCAAGTTGGAGATATCCTTCTTTAGTTGATAGAGACGTGGTCCATTTGACTATTGAAATCAAACAGTAAGATCATCCCAAAAATCTTTTGCTAATTCATGGTAAAGAACACTTGACACAATTTTTCTGGAAACAACATTCATGAGCCATGAAAGAATCATTGTATTACATTTTGACCAAGCTGCAGACAAAGGATCTTCATCCTTAGGCTTAGTTATCGTACCATTTagaaaaccattttttttttttttttggctgatAAAGCCAATATTATGCCACGCCTCCAACTAGGATAATCATTAGGACCAATCAATTGCTGAGAAACTAGAAGTGAACCAAGATTTTCACCATGATCCATAAAATAAGGATTAGATTAATCAATTTCAGAGGATGAAGTAGAGAAAGACACGATGAAAGGGTAacacaagaaagaaagaaaattgaTAAGCTAAATGTGTTTTTTTCAAGAAAGAAAACACAAGATTTCACGATTTGCAGTCTGCTTGCCCTGATACCATTTTACGATTGCAGAAAGATTGCCGAGTGATATCAAGCTATTGAATGCAGATAGATGAGTGAAGGTTgctcatttttcttatttttcttgttgtaccgaaaagggatatatatatatatatatatatacatacaacaGAATAACAGACTACTTATAACGAAATAACAAATAACTGAGTAACTGaatgaaaataacaaaaaaatcacAACTAAATTTTACCAATAACAGAGTAGCAAATTGTTGGTACAAAAGTGCAGTGGCAGATAGTATGGGCTCATGGTTGACATATTGCTAAGGAGAGACCAAAAGATAACATAATTCTAACTATATTTTTacagtaattattattatttaaattatttttgtaataatcattgtctttgaaataataataataatttttttaattattattatttttataataataaatattattatcattgtaattattattagttattattatttttaaaataattattgtccttgttattgttgtttttattattttttgaatatttttatagtagtaattattatttttggatttttattattaatattgtccttttttattatttttgtaacgataaatattattgttattcaaattattattagttgttattattttttattataatactaataataattattattatttttagtatttgttAAGTGATGAAGAACAGGGATCAAGGAAGATACTGGAAAATGCAAGTCAAtagggacataaagctcacacactcctgacgaattccatggaaaatgaagaggaaaagaagaaaacattttgattttagttgtatttcatttaatttttatatttttggtatgtaataatgcatgcatctgcatgatatgtttggaaCCTTAGAACGACCTTAGGCTGACCATAGAGGGCCCAACCATAGCACCAAAAATCTTTTCTAAAAGGTTAAAATTAAACAAGGATTTTTGGAATATCTTTAGGGTCAAAGAGAGGCATAACCTTGATTCTTCAAGGgtggcattataaatgcctcgatcgaccgaatagggctgaagtcaaaatgttgactatgccttgggcgaccgaatgtCTTTGAATGTATctttcccggtcgaccgaaaatgCAAGCCAgcagggacataaagctcacacactcctagcgaattccatggaaaatgaagagtaaaagaagaaaacattttgattttagttgtatttcatttaattttttatatttttggtctgtaataatgcatgcatctgtatGATACGTTTGAAAGCTTAGAACGACCTTAGGTTGACCATAAGGGACCCAACCATAGCACCAAAAATCTTTTCTAACAGGTTCAAATTAAAcaaggatttttggaatatattTAGCATCAAAGAGAGGCATAACCTTGATTCTTCAAGgggctcggtcgactgaccccTTGGAATTATAAATGTCTCGATCGATTGAACAGGgctgaagtcaaaatgttgactatgcctcgggcgactgaatgtctttgaacgtatcttcctcgatcgaccgaacattaATTTCAGGTTTTTCCACCtaactcagtcgaccgaattgaTAGTTCAAAATAGGCCGGTCGAAGGTTCGACAGACCAAACCACTCATCGGGCGACCGAAATCACGTAGCTTTGGAAAATCGTCTGGCTCAGCTGACTAAGTATGTTCATGCTCAACAGAACCTGAAAAGTAGCTTCAAATTTGTGTGAgtgctcgggcgaccgaacctatccACCGGTTGACCGAACATCTTGGGTTGGCGCATTTTTATCCTGGTAATTAGGGGGTATTTCACAATTAAACATGGTTTAACCTTTTCCAAAATTCCTtctatgtccccaacagtcataatttgttgaaaaactatatataccccttcattttctttgattagccattattttctcttaaatttattttggattttcctaatcaaagttccccaaacctatttttattgcaaaaatattttctttgggacAAATATTTTCGTACTCTCTAAGCACTCTTTGATTCTttctttgaaaacatttttaagagagtattttatcTGGACATACATTTGCATATCAAAGtgcatttactctcacttgaactcacatttttagaaaatcattttgagagtaatctTTGAGTTTCTCCTGTTTATTTGGTTGATAAAtgtttttggagaaatatttcattagggtttaaatctttgaaatgctttatcatatacatcattatacaaagattgaaaatatctattttgaaaaacacccttactccacTAAGTATCATTTTATATCATTGGAGTGTGAATTTTAGAGCTTTAATATTGTACATCCCAACTTATTGTTtgaagcatgtaatatgtacaaaaatgtttttaatgtatcggttgggttgaGCCTGTTAATTGAGttggagagtctcagccctgtaagtgagaccgattgGGTTCTGctcgaaattgaactggggtatctccgccccgtaagggagaccagttgggcttaACCTAGTAATTGAGATGGGGTTTACTTCGCTCCGTAAGGAGAGGTTGAAATGActtctgctccgcccatttaagtgagcagggatagtggaatcctcggaggtatgcccaaggcagggacgtagactGGTTTGGctaaacctcaataacaaatctgtgtcactctctttctctatctcatttaaatttccgcacttaaatttccatatgtgtatgcttgtttattcactgttacaattatttgcatgcacacatttaaattaaataagatatactgcacacgtgtatgtctgcactcagtttaattattttacatacacttGTGTATtatgaaaatgggatatgatatgtggtgaatcggtgtaaaaGTTTAATCtaaccaaaaaaattttaaaacccaattcaccaccccccccccctcttgggatcacaccattttgAACATCTTCACATTTAAAcatgaaaatgtaaattttatatatatatttaaatattttcttagttccAAATAGATCTTAAGTGTATGAGATATACAATTGGAAGGGTTTTAGATTTGCAATAGGAAGGGTTTTATCAATTGAGATTGCAATTATAGTTAACAATTGAGATTGGAATTATAGTCCAAGCTAGGTCAATAACGTAGATCCACCCTTTATTTTGGCCTTTTCCTGAAGGACCCATCAATATTGACTTTCATCATACCATGTGTGCTTTATGCTCCATATTTTCAAAGGTTTCTAAAGAGATAATGTTAGAAATTAGGGTTTGTAAAggagttttttgtttttatttttgtaggCTTGgatgaagagagatggaggtggtgTAAAATAGATGAAAAAAACGATAAATTTCAAAACAaggggaaacaaagttggattgaaAACTCTACTACTTCATTGATAAGGAAATAGTCATTATATAGGCTAAAAACAAACAGTTACAAGCACAAaaataggcaccactaacatcatgctaccACTAACTCCTACAAATTAGGAAGAAAATAAAACACATTTGCTACTATTAATTTATTCAACAAACCCTCCCTTAAACTGATGTTCCATACATGACATCTATTTAATAAGACTTAAACTTTAAAGCGTCATCCCTCAGATAAAGTCTTTTGAACTGCAAACACCAAGTAACTTCCTGAGCTTCTGAAATTCTAGAAATTTGAGAGGCTTTGTTAGAATATATGCAATCTGGTATTCCCTTCTGCAATAAACCAAATTAATAACTTCATTATTTGTgagatctctcaagaaatgatactTCACATCTATATGCTTGCTTCGACCATGTAGAACAGGATTCTTTGAGAGCTTTTATTGCTAAACTGTTGTCACAGTAAATGACAGTAAGCCCATCTTCTTTGAACTGCAACTCTTTAAGAATCTTCTTCACCCAAATAGCTTGACAAGCACAAGCTGTTGCTGCAACAAATTTAGCTTCAATGGTTGACAATGTGACGATtggttgcttctttgatgaccatgaaaCAGCTCATGTTCTCAACAAGAAAACATACCCAAATGTGCTTTTACGATCATTGGAATCTCTAGCATAATCACTATATGTAAAACCAAACAAATCTGACTTTTCTCCATTTTTGAAGAACAACCCAAACTCCTTAGTACCTtgcaagtacctaagaattcttttttgCAGCCAAAAGATGAATCTTTGTTGGACACTCCATGTATCTACTAATGACACTTACAGCATGCATTATATCAGGCCTTGTTGCAGTCAAATACATTAAGCTCCCCAAAATGTGCTTGTAAAGAGTACTATTAATCTTCTTTCCTCCATCATCTTTGTTTAGCTTCAAACCAAACTCAGATGGTGTGTTCACATAATTACAATCTTTCATCTGAAACCTGTCCAAgatttctcccacatatttcttttgagaaataagaaTGTCGATAGAAGACTGCAACATTTCTATGCCAAGAAAGTAATGCATCATGCCAAGATCAGACATTTCAAATTCAGCCATCATGGATTTCTTAAAGCTTCCAAACATCGTTGTATTACTTCCAATATAGATTAGACCATCTACATATAAGCCAACAATGAGCATTTTCCCTCCATCCTCAACTTTTATGAAAAGTGTATGTTCATAAGGACATTTTTGAAATCCTTCCTTTAAAAAATAAGTTTCTATACGATTATACCAAGCTCATggggcttgttttaatccatatagagcCTTCTTTAGTCTATACACTTTATGCTCATTTCTAGATTTTACATAACCAGGAGGTTGATCAATAAATACTAGTTCCTTCGAATCTCCATGGAGGAACGCCGACTTCACATCCAGCTGAAAGATAGGCCATGAGTTCCGAGCTGCTAATGCAATCACCAATCTGATTGTGTCATGCCTTGCAACTGGAGCAAAGACTTCTTTATAATCAACACTGCACTCTTGCttatagcccttggccaccaagcctGCCTTGTACTTGTCTATTTCACCATTCTCCTTCTACTTTGTCTTGTAAACCCACTTTGCGCCAATTGTTTTGTGCCCTTCTAGAAGATCAAATAACTGTCAAGTGTCATTCTTTTCGATGGCTACAATTTCAGCATACATAGCCTTCCGCTATTTTGATTCTTTGACAACACTTTCAAACACTATAGGATCACAATCTGAAAATAGAGCAAAATGAGTGATTTGGCCTTTAGATTGATCAATTCTGGTTACCTTATAATCTGACATCCATGCTGGCCTCCTTTGAACACGATGAGAACGTGATTCAGCTGCTGTTTCTGGTGCTGTTGGAGTGACTTAGAGGCCATAGGAGTTTCATTTTAAGGATTCTCAAATGCATCAATTGCTGGAGCAAGGTGTTGCTGCAGCTGGTTTGCTTCATCACCATCTTCTCCATCAAAACTAGTTGGAATTGGCTCTCCAACTACATTTTTGCTCCATTCCCAGATTTGATCTTCATCGAAAACAACATCTTAATTGATAAGTATTTTCTTAGTGTTaggattttaaagcttataagcTTTTGACTAATCACTaacaccaagaaaaatacatttttctCCCTTATCATCCAGCTTCTTCCTCTTCTGATCTAGAATATGGGCATATGCAACACACCCAAAAATTCTAAAGTGATCAATAGTTGGTTTACATCTGCTCCATGTTCCTCTAGTGTCTTATTTTAAACAACAAGTGTGAGACTTCTATTCAATATATGAATGCTCCAGTTAATTGCTTCAGGCCAGAAGCTCTTCGAAATACAACTCCTTATTAAAAGACTTCGCACCATATTTAGAATAGTACGATTCTCCCTGTCACAAAAGCCATTCCGTTGGGGCGTATAAGCTGCTATAAGCTGCCTCTTGATTCCATGAGTCTCATAGAAACTTGCAAATTCATATGAGTTATATTCTCCACCACGATCTATGCGAAGAATTTTTAAGGGACTACCAACTTCTTTCTCAACCAGTACTTCATAGCTTTTAAAGGCTAGAAAGGCTTCAGACTTCTCTTGCAAAAAATAAACCCAGCTTTTACGACtaaaatcatcaatgaaagtaagtATATATCTTTTACCTCCATTAAAGCATGGAGTTATTGGCCCACAAATGTCGGAATGAACAAGCTCCAGTGCAGCCTTCACCCTCCATGATTTCCCTTGTGGGAATTGGTTACGGTGTTGTTTGCTAACAATGCATTCTTCACAAACTTCAAAAGGAGTTGTAATTTGAGGAAGACCTATCACCATATTCTTCTGTTGTAAATTCTTCAACCCACCAAAGCTAAGATGCCCATAGCAAAAATGCCATAGCCATTCCTTCTCTCCCAATCTTGCAAAAAGACATGAGTGAGTGGTGTCATGGAGATACAATGGAAACATTCCATTGACTGTCATGTTGACTTGAGCTATCAAGCCCAACTTCTCATCTTCAATTCTACAGACTCCTTTTTTTATAGAGattccatatcccttttcttgtAGCTGACCAACACTAAGTAAGTTTGTTCTCAAATCTAGAACAAAGAGAACGTTAGAAATAGTTTGAATAGAATTTTTGTTGGTTTGAATTGCTACCTTTCCCTTTCCCATAACAGAGACTGTAGAGCCATCACAGAACTTCACAACATCACGAAAAGCTTCATCCAATTCAGAGAATACATACTTCTCTCCACTTATATGATTGTTGCAGCCAGTGTCTAAGTACCACAAGAAATTCTTGTGGGTTTCCTCCTTCATGTGACAAACCATCAACAAAGACACTTCTTCTTCCTTTTGAGCAAAATTGGACTGCTTTCCACCATCTCTTCTTAGATTAGTACGGCACGCTGACTTGTAGTGGTCAAACTTGTGACACCTGTAGCATTCAACTCTTGATTTTTCTGCTGACTTTGACTTGGAAGGCGTTGAATGATTGTTGTTATTGCCATGACCTTTTCCTCTCCCTTGAGAATCAGAATCTTCAGATTTCTAATTTGAGTTTCTACCAGCATTGCCACCTCTGCCTCTGCCTCTGCCTCTTCCTCATCCATAACCTCCTCCTTTTGATGTCGAGACTTGTAACGCTTGCTCCTCCTTGTCTTACCGATTCATTTTCTACTCATGAACCAACAAAGAACTCTACAATTCATCAATGGACATGTTGTCAGTGTCTTTAGATTCCTCAATCGAACAAACAACATAGTTGAATTTTGTTGTCATCGAATGAAGAATCTTCTCAATGATAGTGACATCTATCATTTGGTCGTCATGGATTCTCATCTTATTTGCGATTGCCATCATCTTGGAGAAGTAATATGTCACCGCTTCTCCATACTTCATGTGTAAAGTTTCGAAATTGCCTCAGAATGCTTGCAATTGTGCCCTCTTTACCTTTGTTGTCCCCTCAAACTTCTTCTTCATAGAGCCCTAGATCTGCTTGGAAGTTTCTTTACAAAGAATGGTTTCTAGGATGGAACAATCAATTTCTTGGAAGAGATAATTATTTGCTTTGAGATCCTTCAACTTCTACCCTGCAAGCTCCACCTTCTGTGCATTTGTCAACTCAACACCTGTTGCTGGTTTTGCTACTCCAGAAACAACAACTGTCCAATATTCTTTGATCCTCAAAAAATTTTCCATGAGCATGCTCCAATGATCATAGTGACCATCAAAGCGTGGAATGGCTAGGTGCACAAAAGTTTCGAAAGCCATTTTGGAACTCTAACTTGGCTTTGATATCACTGAtgtaaaatggaagaagaaaacgataaatttaaaaacaagggaaaacaaagttggattgaAAACTCTACTACTTCATTGATAAGGAAATGGCCATTATATAGGCTAAAAACAAACGGTTATAAGCACAAaaataggcaccactaacatcatgctaccACTAACTCCTACAAACTAGGCAGAAAATAAAACACATTTgctattattaatttattcaacaGAAGGTATGtgttaataatttaaatttaattacatTCAAGTACAATGAAACCTCGaggatttaatatataaaaaaaaaaaggcttagaAAGAGGAAATTTTACAAAGAACAAATTACAATTAAGGGATTGTATTGTAGGTTGGAGTAAAGAAATTTTGTAGTCCTAAAATTGAATTCGTTGATTTTAACAGTGTAGTAGAAACTTGACATTCGGTTTACAAGATTCGACAACCTATGCTACTGTCGAGTTGCACTATAAACCAAAAGCTCATAAACAAAACCAATTTAAACATAAGTTAATATTTTATCTAAAGAAAAACGAAAGAGGGAGGAAAGACAACAACAATGTTAAGAAAAGTGTTGTAGAGTCAAGTGTCTCTCAAAAGTTATGAACCACACCTTTTTATAAGCACTGCAGAAAGGTGTTAGAGGAGAAATTATACAGGGATCGACCTCCCTCCCCATGTGTTCGTATGTCTATTTACTTAATTATACACTTACTGAAAATGGGTCcttctttgatattaatgaatgtacgACCAATTTGACACATGTCTAACATTAAGgaaacacacacacaaacacgTGGAGGGGGTGGTTCCCTGTATAATTTTTCGTGTTAGAGGTGAATTGAATTCACTGTCTTAAAtactaaaaaattgaaaattaaaccTTGTAAATAATTTAGTAAAAAAAATCGGCTATTGCTACAAATTGTAATCAGTAATAACTAACTATCCTTtgaaaataattacaaaatcagAATTTGCTTGTCATTACTGCAATTGAAGACCAAAAACTAATTACTCGATGTTGTAAAAATCAATAGACAGCTCTCAAATTTTAAGTTCGAAAATATAGTTAAGACTAGAACTTTAAGACTATAAAATTGAAAAGTTATTGTTGAAAAAACTAAATCAATAACTTTATAATTTATACACCAAATCTATTTTTTTCAAGTCACAAAG
This Malania oleifera isolate guangnan ecotype guangnan chromosome 11, ASM2987363v1, whole genome shotgun sequence DNA region includes the following protein-coding sequences:
- the LOC131167532 gene encoding uncharacterized mitochondrial protein AtMg00810-like, giving the protein MFGSFKKSMMAEFEMSDLGMMHYFLGIEMLQSSIDILISQKKYVGEILDRFQMKDCNYVNTPSEFGLKLNKDDGGKKINSTLYKHILGSLMYLTATRPDIMHAKQPIVTLSTIEAKFVAATACACQAIWVKKILKELQFKEDGLTVIYCDNSLAIKALKESCSTWSKQAYRCEVSFLERSHK